One window of Triticum dicoccoides isolate Atlit2015 ecotype Zavitan chromosome 5A, WEW_v2.0, whole genome shotgun sequence genomic DNA carries:
- the LOC119299453 gene encoding disease resistance protein Pik-2-like encodes MEVVDHLMGDKEQQLRVVSIHGFGGLGKTTLANEVYHELRGRFECHAFVYAGRNQHIRTTLLEMLSQVSDGQPAGLESMEEQQIIKQLRESLEKKRYLIVIDDICMPSVWKVIKCALRDGMHGSKIITTTRIHDVAKLCCNRPTDTIYPMGQLGEVDSKKLLSSRIFDLERKPPSDSDGFLNDISKICDGVPLAIAVMAGLLSRKFLELADWKKVEEYVMSGLKQYSMLQGIRKILYLSYSDLALPLKTCLLYLSIFPKYYEIKKGRLIWRWSAEGFIPAGEASAWKRGESYFNALINTRLIQPVFGHNDDQPVGCTVHGVILEFIASLSSKENFVTTDAELVLAAPRDAIRRLSLSSNQDDDILKSEADSMNLYQVRSLTLFRIAKWMEPHLIDFQLLRVLDLEDVEGLKDEHLAAGLGRLFLLNLKYLGLGGEGVTVLPKDVDEL; translated from the exons ATGGAAGTTGTTGACCATCTCATGGGAGACAAAGAGCAACAGCTGAGGGTGGTATCGATCCATGGATTTGGAGGTCTTGGCAAGACCACACTTGCTAATGAGGTGTATCATGAGCTTCGGGGGAGATTTGAGTGCCATGCTTTCGTGTATGCTGGCCGTAACCAGCACATACGGACCACTCTGTTGGAAATGTTGTCTCAAGTCAGCGACGGGCAACCTGCAGGCTTGGAATCAATGGAGGAGCAGCAAATCATCAAACAACTAAGAGAATCCCTCGAAAAAAAGAG GTACTTGATTGTCATTGATGATATATGTATGCCATCGGTCTGGAAAGTTATCAAGTGCGCTTTGCGTGATGGTATGCATGGAAGCAAGATAATTACAACAACCCGCATTCACGACGTGGCCAAATTATGTTGCAACCGTCCAACTGATACTATCTATCCGATGGGTCAACTTGGTGAGGTTGACTCCAAAAAACTGCTATCGAGCAGGATATTTGATTTGGAAAGAAAACCACCATCTGATTCGGACGGTTTTCTGAACGACATATCCAAAATATGCGATGGCGTACCACTAGCCATTGCTGTCATGGCTGGATTATTATCCAGGAAGTTTTTGGAATTGGCAGATTGGAAGAAGGTTGAGGAGTATGTTATGTCAGGGCTGAAGCAGTACTCCATGCTGCAAGGGATAAGAAAGATACTATACCTTAGTTATTCGGACCTTGCATTGCCACTGAAGACTTGCTTGCTGTATCTGAGTATCTTTCCCAAGTATTATGAGATCAAGAAGGGACGCCTGATATGGAGATGGTCTGCCGAAGGATTCATCCCAGCAGGCGAAGCAAGTGCTTGGAAAAGGGGAGAAAGCTACTTCAACGCCCTCATCAACACGAGGCTAATTCAACCGGTGTTTGGCCACAACGACGACCAGCCTGTGGGATGCACTGTCCACGGCGTGATCCTTGAATTCATCGCGTCCCTGTCGAGCAAAGAGAACTTCGTCACGACGGACGCTGAATTGGTTCTCGCTGCACCGCGAGACGCGATCCGCCGACTCTCCCTCAGCAGCAATCAGGACGATGACATCCTCAAGTCAGAAGCAGACAGTATGAACCTGTATCAAGTCCGGTCCCTTACCCTCTTCAGGATCGCCAAGTGGATGGAACCTCACCTCATAGATTTCCAGTTGCTACGGGTGCTGGATCTGGAAGACGTGGAAGGCCTGAAAGATGAACATCTTGCTGCTGGGTTAGGCAGGCTGTTCCTTCTCAATCTCAAGTATCTGGGTCTTGGCGGAGAAGGTGTCACTGTGCTCCCAAAAGATGTTGATGAACTCTAA